A window of Campylobacter cuniculorum DSM 23162 = LMG 24588 contains these coding sequences:
- a CDS encoding lipase family protein, whose protein sequence is MSKNIKTQEAKLDLITKFLDYANVADASYAMLQYIWENAEQDEKNNIYKADKLTFGDKLKQDIVMKNSKGEDIAKPKNTNTAYACAIQARFEQSKIIRIESKYCISLVNTCFDSKEITLDNDISRVGLNDVLSKRTIDFVNRFKLLKHQPNTTSGFSATLFEDTKDNNQKIIVIRGTEPKSNFGVDILDADVDLALGKVPYNQYLDMIKFYSECVKEFPNIKEDRGLIIVGHSLGGALAQLLTLSLASVNSSANVKEIYTFNSPGAKELKALNLNQIYNIDEKIINSDNKEQALFYQIRSYKYQKSIEISLIGYDSNLFQNIKSYFHNKKNLKEHYIFIKTNIIYGKSTSYFYDIFEVDEVFINCVNQLLTNLNTKNILATSDNTYHIETDTDSDASNAKGVIQDLGVDIDGKHYIINLGDQFWDSHFLEPTIIELNYILNLMKNKEIDNLLEYNINKDKEELRTFIKYHNNVLATARTRYDDYILSYFSIPKPSSDFSNSLEYLQVHYLPKEPQKPLFAANIQGFSSTQLQALEEYKIKKAKYDDELKGYKFYKVKYERERQVFNQKFKEHFSRIIFYQNRLYSHKKTQEKIIVNAIIQQINQKDIAYFNLYSVIEFLKENKAYYKYIVLNEIQDLILNDLDNKLGYFYCLYVCINSIVLREDKNTYFTQATAINNLGYSNDFTKIFILDKENLNDTYLDARKKLYKSINTLKEERNEKIKNIQAYLDKENSLQDNPNNQSFNTEENDVNLALNEVFNIEQFYDKNTNTIVLKTNNIKIIFLDKVNLQDLQDNTNTTSFISMSNLIHIYDNHCDIFTKDRSVLDIKVIEEKYHIDFKSLDTNIFLNSTLLTGSTELPNNPFYFGELDKDNIIKQDRPSYYFSPKDESSGLGRLSIFYKNDELCLLNYSIIENSLNIKLECLSKQSLEYKDLISNTIKEQKTTQVDKKQSIAKLHALLENQNLECIHGGKVILQSNKGKSFKDNNIPIMLESDLLNSSISACPNTIAGVSVPCSKVANVKGALSQKKVNNEYAILQELISACITDKGFPLKVSFTPTQFKFDHSFDPKEGLVKQSKNQTELKEPIIRLHYKSDRFQKDNLPIYNLLINNERKEQDKALNELNIDLKDLKDIEDINILNQFKQDFSKDYEFKALNLSLDTNLIKLYFIIPKNIAKIHKSAYKEFENKDLGAGYFTQLHEYDKIIKNALEDNKKLNAYHFSFLAPAKMKNLKLQIAKGLDEILEDEDRKQELYVCKFVVVNGIKI, encoded by the coding sequence ATGAGTAAAAACATTAAAACACAAGAAGCTAAATTGGACTTAATCACTAAATTTTTAGACTATGCTAATGTCGCAGATGCTAGTTATGCAATGTTGCAATATATTTGGGAAAATGCAGAACAAGATGAAAAGAATAATATTTATAAAGCAGACAAACTTACTTTTGGTGATAAATTAAAGCAAGATATTGTTATGAAAAATAGCAAAGGGGAAGATATTGCAAAACCTAAAAACACAAACACAGCCTATGCTTGTGCTATACAAGCTCGTTTTGAACAAAGTAAAATAATTAGAATAGAATCTAAATACTGCATTTCTCTTGTAAATACTTGTTTTGACAGTAAAGAAATAACATTAGATAATGATATTAGTAGAGTGGGATTAAATGATGTGCTTAGTAAAAGAACCATTGATTTTGTAAATAGATTTAAACTTTTAAAACATCAGCCCAACACTACAAGTGGCTTTAGTGCTACTTTGTTTGAAGATACTAAGGATAATAATCAAAAGATTATAGTCATACGAGGAACAGAGCCTAAAAGTAATTTTGGTGTTGATATTTTAGATGCTGATGTTGATTTAGCTTTAGGTAAAGTTCCCTATAATCAATATCTTGATATGATTAAATTTTATTCTGAGTGCGTTAAAGAATTTCCAAATATTAAAGAAGATAGAGGATTAATAATTGTAGGTCATTCTTTAGGTGGAGCTTTGGCACAGCTACTTACTCTTTCTTTAGCGAGTGTTAATTCTAGTGCTAATGTTAAAGAAATCTATACTTTTAATTCGCCTGGTGCAAAAGAATTAAAAGCTTTAAATTTAAATCAAATTTATAATATAGATGAAAAAATTATCAATTCTGATAATAAAGAGCAAGCATTGTTTTATCAAATAAGATCTTATAAATATCAAAAAAGTATAGAAATAAGCTTAATAGGGTATGATTCTAATTTATTTCAAAATATAAAATCATATTTTCATAATAAAAAAAACTTAAAAGAACATTATATCTTTATAAAAACAAATATTATTTATGGTAAATCAACGAGTTATTTTTATGATATTTTTGAAGTTGATGAAGTATTTATAAATTGTGTTAATCAGCTCCTTACTAATCTTAATACCAAAAATATTTTAGCTACAAGTGATAATACTTATCATATTGAAACAGATACTGATTCTGATGCTTCCAATGCAAAAGGGGTGATACAAGATTTAGGAGTAGATATAGATGGGAAGCATTATATTATTAATTTAGGGGATCAATTTTGGGATTCTCATTTTTTAGAGCCTACTATTATAGAATTAAATTATATTTTAAATCTTATGAAAAATAAAGAAATTGATAACCTTTTAGAATATAATATAAACAAGGATAAAGAAGAGCTGCGGACTTTTATCAAATATCATAATAATGTTTTAGCTACTGCAAGAACTCGTTATGATGATTATATTTTGTCATATTTTAGCATTCCTAAACCATCTAGTGATTTTTCAAATTCTTTGGAATATTTGCAAGTTCATTATTTGCCAAAAGAACCCCAAAAGCCTTTATTTGCAGCAAATATTCAAGGTTTCTCATCTACGCAATTACAAGCTTTGGAGGAATATAAAATAAAAAAAGCTAAATATGATGATGAGTTGAAAGGGTATAAATTTTATAAAGTAAAATACGAAAGAGAGCGACAAGTTTTTAACCAGAAATTTAAAGAGCATTTTTCAAGAATAATCTTTTATCAAAACAGACTCTATTCTCATAAAAAAACACAAGAGAAAATTATAGTAAATGCAATAATACAACAAATTAATCAAAAAGATATAGCATATTTTAATTTGTATTCTGTGATAGAATTTTTAAAAGAAAATAAGGCTTATTATAAATATATAGTTTTAAATGAAATCCAAGATTTAATTTTAAATGATTTAGATAATAAATTAGGTTATTTTTATTGCCTTTATGTATGTATAAATTCAATAGTATTAAGAGAAGATAAAAACACTTATTTCACCCAAGCTACCGCTATAAACAATCTAGGCTATAGCAATGATTTCACAAAAATCTTCATCCTAGATAAAGAAAACCTCAATGATACCTATCTTGATGCTAGAAAAAAGCTTTATAAATCTATCAATACTTTAAAAGAAGAAAGAAATGAAAAAATAAAAAATATCCAAGCTTATTTAGATAAAGAAAATTCCTTGCAAGACAATCCAAATAATCAAAGCTTTAATACTGAGGAAAATGATGTTAATTTAGCTTTAAACGAAGTATTTAACATAGAACAATTTTATGATAAAAATACCAATACCATAGTATTAAAAACAAATAATATAAAAATCATATTTTTAGATAAAGTAAATTTACAAGATTTGCAAGATAATACTAATACCACTTCTTTTATCTCTATGTCAAATTTAATCCATATTTATGATAATCATTGTGATATTTTTACAAAAGATAGAAGTGTTTTAGATATAAAAGTTATAGAAGAAAAATATCATATAGATTTTAAAAGTTTAGATACAAATATCTTCCTAAACTCCACCCTCCTTACAGGCTCAACCGAACTTCCTAATAATCCTTTTTATTTTGGAGAATTAGATAAAGATAATATTATAAAACAAGACAGACCCAGTTATTATTTTTCTCCTAAAGATGAAAGCAGTGGTTTAGGAAGACTTAGTATTTTTTATAAAAATGATGAACTTTGCTTACTTAATTATTCTATCATAGAAAATTCTTTAAATATCAAATTAGAATGCTTAAGTAAGCAAAGCTTAGAATATAAAGATTTAATTTCAAACACTATAAAAGAACAAAAAACCACACAAGTAGATAAAAAACAAAGTATAGCTAAACTTCATGCCCTTTTAGAAAATCAAAACCTAGAATGCATCCATGGAGGTAAAGTCATACTTCAATCAAATAAAGGAAAATCTTTTAAAGACAATAACATCCCTATTATGCTAGAAAGTGATTTGCTTAATTCTAGTATAAGTGCTTGTCCTAATACTATAGCAGGTGTAAGTGTTCCTTGTAGTAAAGTTGCGAATGTAAAAGGAGCCTTATCTCAAAAGAAAGTCAATAATGAATATGCTATATTACAAGAACTAATCTCAGCTTGTATCACAGACAAAGGCTTTCCTTTAAAAGTAAGCTTTACTCCTACTCAGTTTAAATTCGATCATAGTTTTGATCCTAAGGAGGGCTTGGTAAAACAAAGCAAAAACCAAACAGAGTTAAAAGAACCTATAATAAGACTTCATTATAAAAGCGATAGATTTCAAAAAGATAATTTACCTATCTATAATCTTTTAATCAATAATGAAAGAAAAGAACAAGATAAGGCTTTAAATGAATTAAATATAGATTTAAAAGATTTAAAAGATATAGAGGACATTAATATTCTTAATCAATTCAAGCAAGACTTTAGTAAAGATTATGAATTTAAGGCATTAAACCTTAGCTTGGATACTAATTTAATCAAGCTTTATTTCATTATCCCCAAAAACATTGCTAAAATTCATAAAAGTGCTTATAAGGAATTTGAAAATAAAGATTTAGGAGCGGGGTATTTTACACAATTACATGAGTATGATAAAATCATAAAAAATGCTTTAGAAGATAATAAAAAATTAAACGCATATCATTTTAGTTTTTTAGCCCCTGCTAAGATGAAAAATTTAAAACTTCAAATCGCAAAAGGACTCGATGAGATCTTAGAAGATGAAGATAGAAAGCAAGAGCTTTATGTTTGTAAATTTGTGGTGGTCAATGGGATTAAAATATGA
- a CDS encoding lipase family protein, with protein sequence MKQQINNLKDYAELAQASYFYFDFLDTRNIFELDSNQEKIQDKNSLRSYREIKVNLEHVVSQKYKDKEVLIDLRQDDAWQSKMLNFFDEKTNFDKLNGEFSEIQAQNFAKRYTIKFHQPNTTSGFSATLFYDKEKDKFIIGFRGTELNIKTLLETSKETSKDLVADIGLTFGKGDFQINALKQFLLDIAPLLNNVDSDKIIFVGHSLGGYLAQWALIYCDSLYKDKLKFSPSEVYTFNAPSIHGWNVPSVVINPNTIKIMRDVLEKYIIDVSEKITHIYDNGGVKIIASAQYGSRNRLPIYTGKNSHSIIPLTQTLYFYSYLLELDANHNKVKDKSLSECIEYLNHFMKNIQIYTETFVLKNNAINNKNFTLKNGPLGPFRTSPEKINYFEYFLSLIATIMQETNDILEVVGNSYYTSYNAPVINQTKIIDFILKVQEKEKYILILDKNDFNKYRKDCSFVNNQENLAYKIAIGEFRIFIVVYKDMKCLENINNITKIYGYNSKSYKIKDQIWNEQYLGGVCKISQALYFSGKAKIGII encoded by the coding sequence TTGAAACAACAAATTAACAATCTCAAAGACTACGCTGAACTTGCCCAAGCTAGTTATTTTTATTTTGATTTTTTAGATACTAGAAATATATTTGAGTTAGATTCTAATCAAGAAAAAATTCAAGATAAGAATTCTCTTAGAAGCTATAGAGAAATAAAAGTAAATTTAGAACATGTTGTAAGTCAAAAATATAAAGATAAAGAAGTATTGATTGATTTAAGACAAGATGATGCTTGGCAATCAAAAATGTTAAATTTCTTTGATGAAAAAACAAATTTTGATAAACTCAACGGAGAATTTAGTGAAATCCAAGCACAAAATTTTGCAAAACGCTATACAATCAAATTTCATCAACCTAATACTACAAGTGGTTTTTCTGCTACTTTGTTTTATGATAAAGAAAAAGATAAATTTATAATAGGGTTTAGGGGGACGGAATTAAATATAAAAACTCTACTAGAAACATCAAAAGAAACATCGAAAGATTTAGTAGCCGACATAGGACTTACTTTTGGCAAAGGCGATTTTCAAATCAATGCCCTAAAACAATTTTTATTAGATATAGCACCTCTTTTAAATAATGTAGATTCAGATAAAATTATCTTTGTAGGACATTCATTGGGAGGTTATTTAGCTCAATGGGCTTTAATCTATTGCGATAGTCTATACAAAGATAAACTTAAGTTCTCTCCAAGTGAAGTTTATACCTTTAATGCACCTAGTATTCATGGTTGGAATGTTCCTAGTGTAGTTATAAATCCCAATACCATAAAAATTATGCGAGATGTTTTAGAAAAATATATTATAGATGTTTCAGAAAAAATCACCCATATTTATGATAATGGTGGAGTAAAAATCATTGCTTCTGCCCAATATGGCTCACGCAATAGACTGCCTATCTATACAGGGAAAAACTCTCACTCCATTATCCCTCTTACTCAAACTCTTTATTTTTATTCTTATCTTTTAGAATTAGATGCTAACCATAATAAAGTCAAAGATAAAAGCCTTAGCGAGTGTATAGAGTATCTTAATCATTTTATGAAAAATATTCAAATATATACAGAAACTTTTGTGTTAAAAAATAATGCGATTAATAATAAAAATTTTACTCTTAAAAATGGACCTCTTGGTCCTTTTAGAACTTCCCCAGAAAAAATCAATTATTTTGAATACTTTCTTTCATTAATAGCAACTATAATGCAAGAAACAAATGATATTTTAGAAGTAGTTGGGAATAGTTATTATACAAGCTATAACGCTCCTGTTATTAATCAAACAAAAATCATAGATTTTATTTTAAAGGTGCAAGAAAAAGAAAAATACATTTTAATTCTTGATAAAAATGATTTTAATAAATACAGAAAAGATTGTTCCTTTGTTAATAATCAAGAAAATCTAGCCTATAAAATTGCCATTGGGGAATTTAGAATTTTTATTGTAGTTTATAAAGATATGAAATGTCTTGAAAATATTAATAATATAACAAAAATATACGGATATAATTCAAAAAGTTATAAAATAAAAGATCAAATTTGGAATGAGCAGTATTTAGGTGGAGTTTGTAAAATATCACAAGCTTTGTATTTTAGCGGAAAAGCCAAAATAGGTATTATTTAG
- a CDS encoding methyltransferase has protein sequence MNKNIQTANAKLDLITKFLDYANVADASYAMLQYVWENIEQDENDKVNKADKLTFGDKLIQDIEIKNNEGKLLYIKPKNTNTAYACAIQARFEQSKIIRIESKYCIPFTDTYFFHKEITLDNDISKVGLNDTLSKRTIDFVNRFKLLKHQPNATSGFSATLFYDKEKDKFIIGFRGTE, from the coding sequence TTGAATAAAAATATACAAACTGCAAATGCTAAATTGGACTTAATCACTAAATTTTTAGACTATGCCAATGTCGCAGATGCTAGTTATGCAATGTTGCAATATGTTTGGGAAAATATAGAGCAAGATGAAAATGATAAAGTCAATAAAGCAGATAAGCTTACTTTTGGTGATAAGTTAATTCAAGATATAGAAATAAAAAATAATGAGGGTAAATTATTATATATAAAACCTAAAAACACAAACACAGCCTATGCTTGTGCTATACAAGCTCGTTTTGAACAAAGTAAAATAATTAGAATAGAATCTAAATACTGCATTCCTTTTACGGATACTTACTTTTTTCACAAAGAAATAACATTGGATAATGATATTAGTAAAGTGGGATTAAATGATACGCTTAGTAAAAGAACCATTGATTTTGTAAATAGATTTAAACTTTTAAAACATCAACCCAATGCTACAAGTGGCTTTAGTGCTACTTTGTTTTACGATAAAGAAAAAGATAAATTTATAATAGGGTTTAGGGGGACAGAGTGA
- the vapD gene encoding VapD family protein: MSLSRKAINFDLSTNELKKHFKDTREPYIKIKTFMLENGFEHRQYSGYASKEPMDDDKILTLTRELNRKFSWLSSCIQEFDVTDIGEQYSLNHIFKDFISINKDLEVKSPTKEHSQKELAKKQLMKQVKQSLQRDNKEPSKDKDLER, from the coding sequence GTGAGTCTCTCTCGTAAGGCTATTAATTTTGATTTATCCACAAATGAACTCAAAAAGCATTTCAAGGATACAAGAGAGCCTTACATTAAAATAAAAACTTTTATGCTTGAGAATGGTTTTGAACACAGGCAATATTCAGGTTATGCTTCAAAAGAGCCTATGGATGATGATAAGATATTGACACTGACTAGAGAGCTAAACAGGAAATTCTCTTGGTTGAGTTCTTGCATACAAGAATTTGATGTAACTGATATAGGAGAACAATATAGTCTCAATCATATCTTTAAAGACTTTATCTCTATAAACAAAGACTTAGAAGTAAAATCTCCAACCAAAGAACACTCTCAAAAAGAACTTGCAAAAAAACAATTAATGAAACAAGTTAAACAAAGCTTACAAAGAGATAATAAGGAACCATCTAAAGATAAAGATTTGGAGCGATAA
- a CDS encoding DUF5710 domain-containing protein: protein MPRQRQYLNVPYEERQEAKNLGAIWDAKEKKFFAPFYLEQDLFKKWSIENQKKQNVYQKIDTNEALAQFKTALETQGFLIDTPIMNGKIQRCKIIGDRGNEKSGAYVGFLDEYPAGFIQNHKTGFKENWKFTLERNEKTFKNNHSLNIKHSFQTKQEQKELERLNIQKKTALKLEKEWIESKDATKEHKYLISKGLNTAYDLKVDRFNNLLIPLRDENNKLWSLQRISENGNKIIGVIKTQEEKEQGIEYSARKKGCFYTQIPLEKQDEFLICEGFATAMTIQLATQKPTIVAIDAGNLINVAQALNQKFPKTKITIFADNDLKQELQNKRNVGLESAKAVKDLIKEVSIIIPNIDIEEAKRGMSDFNDLYQAYGIQRIKEQIFNDLKKTQEHKNNKADLEI, encoded by the coding sequence ATGCCTCGTCAAAGACAATATCTTAATGTGCCTTATGAAGAAAGACAAGAAGCAAAGAATTTAGGTGCAATCTGGGATGCAAAAGAAAAGAAATTCTTTGCACCTTTTTATTTAGAACAGGATTTATTCAAAAAATGGAGTATAGAAAATCAAAAGAAACAAAATGTTTATCAAAAAATAGATACAAATGAAGCCCTTGCACAATTTAAAACTGCCTTAGAGACTCAAGGCTTTCTTATCGACACCCCTATAATGAATGGTAAGATTCAAAGATGTAAAATTATCGGTGATAGAGGCAATGAAAAAAGTGGAGCTTATGTAGGATTTTTAGATGAATATCCTGCAGGATTCATTCAAAATCACAAAACAGGCTTCAAAGAGAATTGGAAATTCACACTTGAAAGAAATGAAAAAACTTTTAAAAATAATCATTCTTTAAACATTAAACATTCTTTTCAAACCAAACAAGAACAAAAAGAATTAGAAAGATTAAACATTCAAAAGAAAACAGCTTTAAAACTTGAAAAAGAATGGATAGAGAGCAAAGATGCAACAAAAGAACACAAATATCTCATCTCAAAAGGTTTAAATACTGCTTATGATTTAAAAGTTGATCGATTCAATAATCTTTTAATCCCTCTTAGAGATGAAAACAATAAACTTTGGTCTTTACAAAGAATCAGTGAAAATGGCAATAAAATCATAGGAGTGATAAAAACTCAAGAAGAAAAAGAACAAGGCATAGAATATTCTGCAAGAAAGAAAGGTTGTTTTTACACACAAATTCCTTTAGAAAAACAAGATGAATTTTTAATCTGTGAAGGATTTGCTACTGCAATGACAATTCAACTTGCTACACAAAAACCAACCATAGTTGCAATTGATGCTGGAAACTTAATCAATGTAGCTCAAGCTCTTAATCAAAAGTTTCCAAAAACAAAAATCACCATTTTTGCTGATAACGATTTAAAACAAGAATTACAAAACAAAAGAAATGTTGGATTAGAATCTGCAAAAGCTGTTAAAGATTTGATTAAAGAAGTTTCAATCATAATTCCAAACATTGATATTGAAGAAGCTAAAAGAGGAATGTCTGATTTTAATGACCTCTATCAAGCATATGGAATTCAAAGAATCAAAGAACAAATTTTCAATGATTTAAAAAAGACACAAGAACACAAAAATAATAAAGCTGATTTAGAAATATAA
- a CDS encoding Panacea domain-containing protein, whose product MKNNDVSNRADRDKILAIAVYFLYLNKLSATKTQEGINENDRENPDEITKLKLIKLVYYANALSLVYLEKPLFKEAIEAWKHGPVIVSLYDELKQYKKENLMNISSLNDYERYSQCLTDEEKEIVKMAFREYGGYTAFKLRDKTHKEKPYLQNYEENKNNIIPNDEIREYFKQVQEQKTQDLYEKSEEFRCLFKS is encoded by the coding sequence ATGAAAAATAATGATGTTTCAAATAGAGCAGATAGGGATAAAATCCTCGCCATTGCTGTATATTTTCTATATCTTAATAAACTGAGTGCAACAAAAACTCAAGAAGGTATCAATGAAAACGATCGAGAAAATCCCGATGAAATTACAAAACTTAAGCTTATAAAACTTGTCTATTATGCTAATGCTCTAAGCTTAGTCTATCTTGAAAAACCTCTTTTTAAAGAAGCGATTGAGGCTTGGAAACATGGTCCCGTGATTGTTTCTTTATATGATGAATTAAAACAATACAAAAAAGAAAATTTAATGAACATAAGCTCCTTAAATGATTATGAGCGATATTCTCAATGTCTTACAGATGAGGAAAAAGAAATTGTCAAAATGGCTTTTAGAGAATATGGAGGATATACAGCCTTTAAACTAAGAGATAAAACACACAAAGAAAAGCCTTATTTGCAAAATTATGAGGAAAATAAAAATAATATTATCCCTAATGATGAAATAAGAGAATATTTTAAACAAGTTCAAGAACAAAAAACACAAGATTTGTATGAAAAGAGTGAAGAGTTTAGATGTCTGTTCAAGTCGTAA
- a CDS encoding ImmA/IrrE family metallo-endopeptidase: protein MRLKNCLSRHLKTLYKKEGVMIVISPKEQISLIADDIRTKYSTSFPVNVIEIANNLGLKVYTYNEKNPNISGMLNANKKEIFINENDLPLRQKFSIAHEIGHWVLDYKSIAPQKDIFEISYRNVISKQELKEVRANHFAACLIMPEEETKKAWALNNYDIDDTAKYLSVSRSALTFRLDNLGLLNE from the coding sequence GTGAGGCTTAAAAATTGTCTTTCAAGGCATTTAAAGACTTTGTATAAAAAAGAGGGCGTTATGATTGTGATTTCTCCAAAAGAACAAATAAGCTTAATTGCTGATGATATACGCACAAAATATAGCACGTCTTTTCCTGTTAATGTGATTGAAATTGCAAATAATCTCGGTTTAAAAGTATATACTTATAATGAAAAAAATCCTAACATTTCGGGGATGCTTAACGCAAATAAAAAAGAAATTTTCATTAATGAAAACGATTTACCTTTAAGACAAAAATTTTCTATTGCACATGAGATTGGGCATTGGGTTTTGGATTATAAAAGCATTGCACCGCAAAAGGACATTTTTGAAATTAGCTATCGCAATGTTATTTCTAAGCAAGAACTCAAAGAAGTTAGAGCAAATCACTTCGCGGCTTGTTTGATAATGCCTGAAGAAGAAACTAAAAAAGCGTGGGCTTTAAATAATTATGATATAGATGATACTGCTAAATACTTGTCAGTTAGTCGTTCGGCTTTAACCTTTAGACTTGATAATTTAGGGCTTTTAAATGAGTGA